TTTGCACTAGCATATACACCATTTTGTTCAGGGTAATGGTGCTTTTGGTGTTGTGATTTGCTGAAAAATTAGTATCTTTGCACTAGCATATACACCGCCGCCCGAATACGTCTGCTAAGTCTTGGTGTTGTGATTTGCTGAAAAATTAGTATCTTTGCACTAGCATATACACCATTATTTAATTTAGTTTTATTAATTATTAGTTGTGATTTGCTGAAAAATTAGTATCTTTGCACTAGCATATACACCTGTTAGTTATTTTAATCTTTATATTTTAAGTTGTGATTTGCTGAAAAATTAGTATCTTTGCACTAGCATATACACCCTTAGCTTTATCTGTTTTACTTTCATTTTGTTGTGATTTGCTGAAAAATTAGTATCTTTGCACTAGCATATACACCACAAATGGTGAAAAAAGCTGGAAACCAGAAGGTTGCAAAGGAAATTAGAAAAGAAAAAATGTATATGCAAAAAAGAGGAGTCTTGCAGAAAAAGCGAGATTCCTCTTTTTAATTGCACCCCCCACGCGCGTACATACTTAGTTCTTGTCAGAACAGCTCTAATTGCTGGCCTGGAGCATTCGTCTGCTGAGGTTTGGTACCATAGAAAATCTCAATGTTACCAAACTGTTTGTCAGTTATGCACATGATGCCAACTTTACCAAACTCAGGAAGTATGGCTTTTACTCGTTTGCGATGCACTTCAGCATTTTCCATACTGGCACAGTGGCGTATGTATATAGAGAACTGAAACATGGTGAACCCATCTTGTATAAGTCGTTTGCGAAACAAAGTGTATTCACGTATGTCTTTCTTTGTTTCTGTCGGTAAGTCAAACAATACCATGAGCCACATAACCCTATATTCACTAAATCGTTCTGCAATCATGACATTTCCGGATAAGCTATTTTTCGTAGTTCACCACTGAAACATTTATAAAGAGAGGCAGTAGTTTGAGAAGTTGCCACCATCAAAGGACTTCGTTTGCCACCAATCACGACATCGAGAGTAGGAATAGACAGTAACTCCGCTTTTATATCTTTAGATAGTTCTACGTCAACTCCATATTGTTCTGTGATTTCATAAACCAAATGATCTACATAAGGCCGATATGGCTCCATTATGTCATCAGCCAGACAGTAGGCATTATACTTATTGTGATGATGAATGCCAAAAGTCGGGAGAAGACCACTGGCCACTAACGAACGAGCTACCACAGCGCGCAATATGGCATAGCCATAGTTCAGAAGATTATTTGGAGCTATGCCCTCTCGGTCTCTAATGAAACCAGGAATATGGCCAAACAGATTCTTCCAATAATAAGCGGCTGCTCGTGCTTCCATATTTTCAGGATCACCACTGCGCACATCATTAGCCCATACCTGCATGCACTTCGTCTCTGCATCGCTGCATTTCTTAAGTACGGCAGCTTGGTTGGCAATCTTATATTGCATGGTCTGTTGCCACAGTTGTTTGCGAAGAGGCTGTGAAGCATCAATTTGGTCTCGGAAGCGTTCGCTTTGGGTTGTGTTACCCACCAATGGAAGGAACAGGCCAACAGGCATGTGGTTAGAGTCGCAAGTGATAACTGCGCTATTGTTTTCTAATAGAGCTTCCAGCGCTCCTTGGGTGATGGTGATTTGTTTATTATCGAGCACTACCACCCCAATGTCCTCGATAGGTCGTGTCACTGTCTGAGCACTCTTGAAATCCTCAGACAGATTAGTAGCTTTCTCTACCTCAGGAAGCTTTATCACCAATTGGGCATCTCTTAGCGAGAGATAAGCAGGATTGCTAAAACATAGGGTCTTTTTAATCATAGGCTAAATAGTAACTAATATTCACCGATTGAAACTATTTGTCCGATATGGTCTATGCGGACCTTCACTATATGTTCTGTGAATGCTAGAGTTTTAAATTGTTGGTATGTCACCCCACGTAGCTTTGATGATACCGTTGTCTCTAAATGATGCCTAAAGATATAATCTCTCACTGCGGAATTTCCATACATAACCTTAGACATCGATTGCACCCTAAATAAATTCGGACTAATCACAGCATAGTTCTCCGGATTGCGATACCAGTCTTCGTCATAATCCAATGGGTTAAATATCATCTTTCCATTGTCGTCATATCTTGGGAATACAAAATACTCATTCTGTTTCATGGTAAAGAGGAACTGCCATCCATCTTCTTTTTTGTATTCTTTGTCAATTATCGGATATCTAAAACCTGCGCGTGATGTCGCCTCAAAGAATGAAACAACCTTTTCGTCTAATTCGTATAATGGTTCTCCATCTTCTCCAAACATCTGTTTATCATTTCTATCTACTTTGGGCTTACGATAAATGGCCACATGGTGATTGTTTCCAGTGCTGACATAATCTGTGGGCAGTTTCTTTCCATCTTTATCAAGAATAAGATTTCCATCTTTATCCCTTTTGTCATGTAGTGCGATGGCATTGCTTATACCAGTTATGGTCACTCGCTTAATGGAAATCCCTTTCTCTTTATTAAGCCATATTGGGTTCTTATCAAGATCTGAGAATGCCTTTTTGCTATCACCTTTATATTGGGCAAGTCGTTCCAGAAGTATTTCCTTTATTCTGCTATCAATAACTTTTTCTATTTTCAGATCTGGCGTTATTTCTTTTCTAATGGTAAAGATCTCTTCATAGGCGATTGTCTTTACTATTTCAGGGACTTTTTCCGGGTGTTCACTATTTGTCCAAACTGGATTCTTTTCTAAACTATTTTTTCCAGTAAATGCTTTCTTAGGATCATCTCCAAACTGATGTAGTCTCTTGATAAGAGCTTCGCGATATGCCTTCTTACAGACAGAGAGAATTTTACTCATGTCGAAAGAAGCGTTTATCTTTTCCTCTCTGAAGACAGGAAGCTGGCTCTTTCCATAAACGGTTTCAAGATGCAGCTGGCCACGAGGTGTTAGTTGAGTGGCACTCTTCGCCCCATTCTTATTCTTCGTAATATTGGTATTACGTGTGGTAACCTTGTTTTTAGCTTTGTTCGAAACAAGGATATGCTCCAGATGCCACCTTGCTTCTGTTCTGAACTCATCAATAGGCATGGGAGCAATAAAACGTAGTCTGCCGTGTCTGTCACGCTGTAGCTCTTTCTTTTCAATAGCATACATTACTTCCGAGCGTTGCTCCTTATCTAGTGTAGCAAGATTAATCTTGTCTAAATCGATATAATCTTCAACGCCCTTTTGCACTCTTGCATTCAGATTGTTCAGATACTGGATATAACTATGTTTCGTGAATGCAATTGTCAAGGCATCCATTGCATGATGGCGATGGTCATTTCGTTTCGTCCAGTCTTTGATGCGAGTAATGCGCTGACCGTCACGACCGATTTTGGTTTCAGTCATTCCGAGTTTATTATACTTATCCCAGTTCAGTTCTTGCATGATGTTTACAAGTTGCCAGTCTTCACGCAAGCGGTCGGTTACACTTCCTGTTGTTGGTACAACGACAGCTACGTATTCTTCGAGAATCTCTCTAGCTTTTTTGGCAATATACTGAGAGTCACGAAGATCACGGTTAATGAATCCACTGGGAATATCAGCTTCCTTCATTAGTAGTTTTTCTCTCTTAGTCTTGCTAATTGCGCCGTTGTTGAATAG
The sequence above is a segment of the Prevotella sp. E9-3 genome. Coding sequences within it:
- the cas2 gene encoding CRISPR-associated endonuclease Cas2 produces the protein MIAERFSEYRVMWLMVLFDLPTETKKDIREYTLFRKRLIQDGFTMFQFSIYIRHCASMENAEVHRKRVKAILPEFGKVGIMCITDKQFGNIEIFYGTKPQQTNAPGQQLELF
- the cas1 gene encoding type II CRISPR-associated endonuclease Cas1, which codes for MIKKTLCFSNPAYLSLRDAQLVIKLPEVEKATNLSEDFKSAQTVTRPIEDIGVVVLDNKQITITQGALEALLENNSAVITCDSNHMPVGLFLPLVGNTTQSERFRDQIDASQPLRKQLWQQTMQYKIANQAAVLKKCSDAETKCMQVWANDVRSGDPENMEARAAAYYWKNLFGHIPGFIRDREGIAPNNLLNYGYAILRAVVARSLVASGLLPTFGIHHHNKYNAYCLADDIMEPYRPYVDHLVYEITEQYGVDVELSKDIKAELLSIPTLDVVIGGKRSPLMVATSQTTASLYKCFSGELRKIAYPEMS